A portion of the Acidisarcina polymorpha genome contains these proteins:
- a CDS encoding NmrA family NAD(P)-binding protein, with product MTKPKILVTGATGKTGYALVEQLRAHDWPVRAVASRIDGRSEALQKLGAEVVVADMYDPEQMYQAVCGTQRAYYLPLMRPYMIQAANAFAVAARDAGLEHVVQMSQWTSSSNHPTPMTRQTWLIDRVFRLIPRVAHTIFNPGMFADNFLRTIDFAALLGVYPVLMGTSKSAPISNDDMARCAATLLMQGPEKHAGRSYHPTGSQLLDGREMAGIVAGVVGHKVVAVDLPLVMFRKVARMQRIDPYQIALLVRYVEDNKQGTFSFEGGVTDVMRELTGKPAETFAITAARYASEPFAKQTIGNRLRALWNFAITPFYPAYDLDGYLRKLHVPVPAQTLHCMQDPQWRDAHAAQMQTSIDRSRNVVEVPNETLPHFTRA from the coding sequence ATGACCAAGCCAAAGATTCTTGTAACGGGCGCGACGGGCAAGACCGGGTATGCCCTTGTAGAACAACTCAGAGCGCACGACTGGCCGGTGCGAGCGGTCGCGAGCCGAATCGATGGGCGCAGTGAAGCTTTGCAAAAGCTCGGGGCTGAGGTTGTTGTGGCCGACATGTACGACCCCGAGCAGATGTACCAGGCAGTGTGTGGTACGCAGCGGGCATACTACCTCCCGCTGATGCGGCCATACATGATCCAGGCGGCAAATGCTTTTGCCGTGGCGGCACGCGATGCAGGTCTTGAACACGTCGTTCAGATGAGCCAGTGGACATCCAGCTCGAATCATCCCACGCCGATGACGCGCCAGACATGGCTCATCGACCGTGTCTTTAGATTGATTCCACGCGTCGCGCACACGATCTTCAATCCGGGAATGTTTGCGGACAATTTCCTGCGAACAATCGACTTCGCAGCACTGCTCGGCGTTTACCCGGTGTTGATGGGCACAAGCAAAAGCGCGCCAATTTCAAACGATGACATGGCTCGTTGCGCCGCCACGCTGCTCATGCAAGGGCCTGAGAAGCATGCCGGCCGTAGCTACCATCCCACCGGGTCGCAGCTGCTCGACGGTCGTGAGATGGCCGGAATCGTCGCGGGGGTCGTTGGACATAAGGTGGTCGCAGTGGACCTGCCGCTCGTTATGTTCCGCAAGGTTGCAAGGATGCAGCGCATTGATCCCTACCAGATCGCTCTGCTGGTGCGCTATGTCGAGGACAACAAACAAGGCACGTTTTCGTTTGAGGGCGGCGTGACGGACGTTATGCGCGAGCTGACGGGCAAACCCGCTGAGACGTTTGCTATAACTGCGGCCAGGTATGCGAGCGAGCCTTTTGCAAAGCAAACGATCGGGAACCGGCTCCGAGCATTGTGGAACTTTGCAATTACGCCGTTCTACCCGGCTTACGACCTCGACGGATACCTTCGCAAGTTACACGTTCCGGTGCCTGCACAAACGCTGCACTGCATGCAGGACCCGCAGTGGCGCGATGCGCACGCCGCCCAGATGCAGACGTCGATAGATAGATCGCGGAACGTCGTGGAAGTTCCGAATGAAACTTTGCCCCACTTCACACGCGCCTAG
- the ltrA gene encoding group II intron reverse transcriptase/maturase → MPLCNGADRSCDITPLRKQADFQPVVVDERTYRIFVGGHANERGAIHVCGLRPCVAMGTDRLVPLRADGQETAGAYRQGTQGGRHGKVKALQWLLTHSFCGRALAVKRVTHNKGKNTPGVDGAVWRSPASRYKAIDTLRRRGYSPQPLRRVYIPKANGKLRPLGILTMKDRAMQALYLLALLPVSETTADLNSYGFRPERSTADAIEQGFNAVGMRNSARWVLEGDIRGCFDNISHEWMLDHIPVDKEVLRKWLKAGFMENRTLFPTEAGTPQGGIISPTLANLTLDGLERLLKETFRKRKIDGKLHNLKVNFVRYADDFIITGSSKELLEDEVKPLVERFLLDRGLQLSPEKTCITHIEDGFDFLGQNLRRHGGKVLTTPSKKNMHAFCEKVRGVIRRNDSAKQVHLIGRLNPVIRGWANYHRHIVASGAFRKAEMVLWQSLWRWAKRRHLKKSAAWIAERYWHRLGAGRRYFAVMAGSNARPGRAMVAYLIDPRKIPIERHIKVRSNANPFDPRWRDYFVSRKRAKRVRSSPAW, encoded by the coding sequence ATGCCGCTCTGTAACGGCGCGGATAGGAGTTGCGATATCACTCCGCTGCGAAAGCAGGCAGACTTCCAGCCGGTCGTGGTTGACGAAAGAACTTACAGAATCTTCGTAGGAGGACATGCAAATGAACGTGGCGCAATCCATGTGTGCGGCCTCCGGCCCTGCGTCGCAATGGGAACAGATCGACTGGTCCCGTTGCGAGCAGACGGCCAGGAGACTGCAGGCGCGTATCGTCAAGGCACACAGGGAGGCCGTCACGGTAAGGTGAAAGCCCTGCAGTGGCTGCTGACCCACTCGTTCTGCGGCCGGGCGTTGGCCGTGAAGCGGGTGACGCACAACAAGGGCAAGAACACGCCGGGAGTCGACGGAGCAGTCTGGCGATCTCCGGCATCCAGATACAAGGCCATCGATACGCTGCGGCGGCGCGGGTACTCTCCGCAGCCACTGCGGCGGGTCTACATCCCGAAGGCCAATGGAAAGCTGAGGCCGCTGGGCATACTCACGATGAAGGACCGCGCCATGCAGGCGCTCTACCTGCTGGCGCTGCTCCCAGTCTCGGAAACGACCGCCGATCTCAACTCCTATGGTTTTCGACCGGAACGGTCGACCGCCGATGCCATCGAGCAGGGCTTCAATGCTGTGGGTATGAGAAACAGTGCCCGATGGGTGCTGGAAGGCGACATCCGCGGCTGTTTCGATAATATCAGCCACGAATGGATGCTCGATCACATCCCTGTAGATAAAGAGGTTCTGCGGAAATGGTTGAAGGCGGGCTTCATGGAAAATCGAACGCTGTTCCCCACAGAGGCAGGAACACCGCAGGGCGGGATCATCTCGCCGACGCTGGCGAACCTGACGCTGGACGGGCTGGAGCGGCTTCTGAAGGAGACCTTCCGCAAGCGGAAGATCGACGGGAAGCTGCACAACCTGAAGGTTAACTTCGTACGCTATGCCGATGACTTCATCATCACTGGAAGCTCGAAGGAGCTGCTGGAGGATGAAGTCAAGCCACTGGTCGAGCGGTTCCTGCTCGACCGTGGTCTGCAGCTCTCTCCTGAGAAGACCTGCATCACGCATATCGAAGACGGCTTCGACTTCCTTGGGCAGAATCTGCGTCGGCATGGCGGCAAGGTCCTCACCACACCTTCGAAGAAGAACATGCACGCGTTCTGCGAGAAGGTACGCGGGGTCATTCGTAGGAACGACTCCGCGAAGCAGGTGCACCTGATAGGACGGCTCAACCCTGTTATCCGGGGCTGGGCGAACTATCACCGTCATATCGTCGCAAGTGGGGCGTTCAGAAAAGCGGAGATGGTCCTCTGGCAATCGCTCTGGCGATGGGCGAAGCGCCGCCACCTGAAGAAATCCGCTGCCTGGATCGCTGAGCGGTACTGGCATCGGCTGGGCGCGGGGAGACGGTACTTCGCCGTGATGGCCGGTTCGAACGCGCGGCCTGGCCGCGCAATGGTGGCTTACCTGATCGACCCAAGGAAGATACCGATCGAACGGCACATCAAGGTGAGGTCGAATGCAAACCCGTTCGATCCACGCTGGCGCGATTACTTCGTATCTCGAAAGCGAGCGAAGCGCGTCCGGTCATCGCCTGCGTGGTGA
- a CDS encoding class I SAM-dependent methyltransferase, with protein sequence MQEANLEASRDQFAAFKANQKEVWAGFGVNEGFTTVPAGELVAFAGVKRGERVLDVGCGTGVVAVTAARAGAHVTGLDLTPVLLDRARENASIAGVEVEFVEGDAERLPFPDTSFDVVLSQLGHMFAPRPDIALAEMLRVLKPGGRIAFTTWPPEHVTGQLFMMMAAQMPAPPEGSPRPSPPVLWGDPNVIRQRLGQSVSDLRFSRGAMIAPALSPRHVQMGVEASFGPLKTMLAKLDIAAPERAAQIREQIVELVRQNMEGNILRQHFLMTAAIKRAEPDA encoded by the coding sequence ATGCAGGAAGCTAACTTGGAAGCAAGTCGGGATCAGTTCGCAGCATTCAAAGCCAACCAGAAGGAAGTGTGGGCTGGATTTGGTGTCAACGAAGGTTTTACAACGGTCCCCGCCGGTGAGCTTGTGGCATTTGCCGGGGTGAAGCGTGGCGAGCGTGTTTTGGACGTGGGTTGCGGAACAGGTGTAGTGGCCGTCACCGCTGCGCGTGCTGGCGCACACGTGACAGGTTTGGACCTGACGCCCGTGTTGCTGGACCGTGCGAGGGAAAACGCAAGCATCGCCGGAGTCGAGGTGGAATTCGTCGAAGGCGATGCTGAGCGTCTACCTTTTCCCGATACCAGCTTCGACGTCGTCCTAAGCCAGCTTGGACACATGTTCGCTCCCCGACCCGACATTGCGCTTGCGGAAATGTTGCGTGTTCTAAAGCCCGGTGGACGTATTGCGTTCACCACCTGGCCCCCCGAACATGTGACCGGGCAGCTCTTTATGATGATGGCGGCTCAAATGCCCGCTCCACCGGAAGGTTCTCCTAGGCCTAGTCCCCCAGTCCTCTGGGGTGATCCTAACGTTATCCGGCAGCGACTCGGCCAGAGCGTTAGCGACTTGCGCTTCAGCCGGGGAGCGATGATCGCGCCCGCACTCAGCCCCAGGCATGTGCAGATGGGTGTGGAGGCGAGTTTTGGTCCGCTAAAGACCATGCTCGCAAAGCTCGACATTGCCGCGCCGGAACGTGCTGCCCAAATTCGTGAACAAATTGTTGAGCTAGTGCGACAGAACATGGAAGGAAACATCCTTCGGCAGCACTTCCTCATGACGGCGGCAATCAAGAGGGCGGAGCCCGATGCATGA
- a CDS encoding SDR family NAD(P)-dependent oxidoreductase: MKSSVHEKIVLVLNASSATGLAQSLYLRRKGYRTIGLLEGSPRAGVDLPFEPILTSVSEEDSLQTIQKIMSSLRRLDAVISWPPPFLLAASDELQDDEIGRFLSAHLIRILKMETLLLQHMRAAGGGKLINIVSAPAQRALSCLGLYQATQAAIRAWSEATSRELASVGVFISVVECGRIHGASAKLTLPARPLKRRDHDRLATMEGLVAGDRHWVGDEILVEKVERILQESKPKAYYAADRTVGLRSFIGRLLRLFLGTGARGGT; encoded by the coding sequence ATGAAGAGCAGCGTTCACGAGAAGATAGTGCTCGTACTGAATGCTTCCTCCGCTACTGGGCTAGCACAAAGCTTGTACCTGCGCCGCAAGGGTTACAGGACGATAGGATTGCTCGAAGGTTCGCCCCGGGCCGGTGTGGACCTACCTTTCGAACCCATCCTTACCTCCGTATCGGAAGAAGATAGCCTGCAAACTATCCAGAAGATAATGTCATCCCTTCGCCGACTTGACGCAGTTATTTCTTGGCCGCCGCCATTCCTGCTCGCTGCGTCGGACGAACTCCAAGACGACGAAATAGGAAGATTTCTCTCCGCCCATCTTATTCGAATCCTGAAGATGGAAACGTTGCTCTTGCAGCATATGCGAGCCGCCGGAGGCGGAAAACTTATCAACATCGTTTCAGCTCCCGCACAGAGAGCATTATCCTGTCTCGGGCTTTACCAAGCTACGCAGGCTGCGATACGCGCGTGGTCCGAAGCAACGTCAAGAGAACTCGCGAGCGTCGGCGTTTTCATCTCTGTTGTCGAATGCGGAAGAATTCACGGAGCTAGTGCGAAACTGACGTTACCAGCGCGACCACTCAAGAGGCGAGATCATGACAGACTCGCGACTATGGAGGGCTTGGTCGCCGGAGACCGGCATTGGGTCGGCGATGAGATTCTGGTTGAGAAGGTAGAGCGCATCCTTCAAGAGAGTAAACCGAAGGCTTACTATGCTGCGGACCGAACGGTTGGTTTACGGAGTTTCATCGGACGCTTGCTGCGGTTATTTCTGGGGACAGGTGCACGAGGAGGAACTTGA
- a CDS encoding DinB family protein: MNTCSTVQGPWYATPDEIAELSENLKRAHLSLLSALEGFPSADWERVGTDGGWSAGQIVEHIFLAQRVLCEQVHSHLHDQVRPGLPAMMEQQRTRLFRYLPDGGKAEAGKRSTAFEGLTQGGVAGEISAAEEQFSDLLGTAAASPIKAIGWNSPFFGELSALLWLHYPALHTTRHVAQLSRLRASLEDR, from the coding sequence ATGAACACCTGCTCGACCGTTCAGGGACCTTGGTATGCAACGCCGGACGAGATCGCAGAATTGTCAGAGAACCTGAAGCGTGCTCACTTGTCGCTTCTGAGTGCTTTAGAGGGGTTCCCGTCTGCCGATTGGGAGCGCGTTGGGACGGATGGCGGCTGGTCAGCAGGTCAGATCGTTGAACATATTTTCCTTGCGCAACGAGTGCTCTGCGAGCAGGTCCACTCACATTTGCATGATCAGGTTCGTCCTGGGCTGCCGGCCATGATGGAGCAGCAGCGGACAAGGCTTTTTCGATATCTACCGGACGGGGGGAAAGCGGAGGCTGGTAAGCGATCCACCGCCTTCGAGGGCCTGACGCAAGGTGGAGTAGCTGGCGAGATTTCCGCAGCAGAAGAACAGTTCTCAGACCTGCTCGGAACGGCTGCTGCCTCTCCCATCAAAGCCATCGGATGGAACAGCCCCTTCTTTGGTGAGCTCAGCGCTCTTTTGTGGCTGCACTACCCGGCACTTCATACGACACGGCACGTTGCTCAGTTGTCGCGACTGCGTGCGTCTTTAGAAGATCGGTAA
- a CDS encoding DHA2 family efflux MFS transporter permease subunit: MKTRYGASMETTGGNTRMSISKGVNPWVVAITVTIATFMELLDTSIANVALPHIAGGLGRSFDEATWILTTYLVANAVVLPMSAWLSRVFGRKNYYMGCVVLFTLSSLLCGTAPTLPIMLIARILQGIGGGGLAPVEQAILVDTFPPAKRASAFALYTVAIVTAPAVGPVVGGWITDNFNWRWCFFINIPVGLLSLFMTNRFVRDPDSFAEERKTARTPEGKLNIDATGIALIAIGSAALEVLLDRGQLDDWFGSTFICSMLVIALTCLVTAVIWELNEKDPVIDFRLLGNRNFAISNVFFFLFSVGLFASTTLIPQILQSLYGYRAIDAGLVLGPGAGVITLLAPVGAVLVQKGIVRPKYLMFLAISFAGYSFLYYSHLNLDTDYGHWAFARALQGFGYAFFFVPLTVIAYSELRPDQNNKASSLTNFFRNWGGSFGIAFATTLAERRSNFHQARLGENLPASSTLLQETVQSLTLYLQQHGLSPVDAAHKATAMVGRMFNAQVQILAYMDCFYAIGVLTLVLAPLALYTRNFKIDPDASPGH; this comes from the coding sequence TTGAAGACGAGGTACGGCGCCAGCATGGAGACGACCGGCGGTAATACGCGAATGTCGATATCGAAGGGGGTGAATCCTTGGGTTGTGGCCATCACCGTGACGATCGCAACATTTATGGAACTGCTCGACACATCGATTGCGAATGTTGCCTTGCCGCATATCGCAGGAGGTCTCGGGCGTTCGTTCGACGAAGCCACCTGGATCCTGACGACGTACCTCGTAGCAAACGCTGTTGTGCTACCGATGTCCGCATGGCTCAGCAGAGTATTTGGCCGCAAGAACTACTACATGGGCTGCGTCGTTCTATTCACCTTGAGTTCACTCCTCTGCGGCACCGCACCAACGCTGCCTATCATGCTTATTGCCCGCATCCTGCAGGGCATTGGCGGTGGCGGACTCGCTCCGGTAGAGCAAGCGATTCTAGTCGACACTTTTCCACCCGCAAAGCGGGCGTCGGCATTCGCTCTTTACACCGTCGCTATCGTCACAGCGCCAGCGGTCGGCCCCGTAGTTGGGGGATGGATTACCGACAACTTCAACTGGCGTTGGTGTTTCTTCATCAATATCCCTGTCGGATTGCTTTCACTGTTCATGACGAATCGCTTTGTCCGTGATCCGGATTCGTTCGCGGAAGAGAGGAAGACGGCTAGGACACCTGAAGGCAAGCTCAACATCGATGCGACAGGAATCGCGCTCATCGCGATAGGCTCTGCCGCGTTAGAGGTATTGCTCGACCGCGGCCAACTCGATGACTGGTTTGGGTCCACGTTCATCTGCTCGATGTTGGTGATTGCGTTGACGTGCCTCGTCACGGCAGTCATTTGGGAGTTGAATGAAAAGGACCCCGTGATCGACTTTCGACTTCTTGGCAACCGGAACTTCGCGATTTCTAACGTCTTCTTCTTTCTGTTCAGCGTTGGCCTATTTGCATCCACAACGCTTATCCCCCAGATACTTCAGAGTCTCTATGGGTATCGAGCGATAGACGCCGGACTGGTCCTGGGACCAGGCGCAGGTGTCATCACCCTGTTGGCGCCTGTTGGAGCCGTTCTCGTACAGAAGGGCATTGTTCGCCCTAAGTATCTGATGTTCCTTGCAATATCATTCGCTGGATATTCGTTTCTCTACTACAGCCACCTAAACCTCGACACCGACTATGGACACTGGGCCTTCGCGAGAGCCCTTCAGGGGTTCGGCTACGCTTTCTTCTTTGTTCCCCTTACCGTAATCGCCTATTCCGAGCTTCGACCTGACCAGAACAACAAGGCTTCGAGCCTCACGAACTTTTTCCGCAACTGGGGCGGAAGCTTCGGCATTGCGTTTGCCACCACTCTGGCAGAAAGGCGCAGTAATTTTCACCAAGCCCGTCTAGGCGAGAACCTGCCGGCGTCTTCCACACTCTTACAGGAGACCGTACAGAGTCTTACGCTCTATCTTCAACAGCATGGATTATCCCCTGTGGACGCAGCTCACAAAGCCACAGCAATGGTTGGGCGCATGTTCAATGCTCAAGTTCAAATTCTGGCCTACATGGATTGCTTTTACGCAATTGGCGTGCTCACGCTAGTGCTTGCACCTCTGGCGCTCTACACCCGTAACTTTAAGATCGACCCAGATGCCTCCCCCGGTCACTAA
- a CDS encoding NmrA family NAD(P)-binding protein, which translates to MIRPKILVTGSTGKTGFPTVAELCRLGHYVRAVAHREDDRSAALRQLGAEIVLADLYDSKQMALAMAGVSAASFCPPVQPYMIEAANVFAVAAHDAGVQHIVQMSQWLAHPRHPSIHSRQLWLVEEILRMLPGSTYTLVNPGVFADPILQLLPAAIHFGMMPNIFVGLINPPASNEDMGRCVAHALAKPELHAGMRYRPTGPDLLSMQDIADTFSRVLSRSVKLRDMPAETFLKAGRAAGAPDFEVSNVYHYIHESPLHVFDTHGPTADVQCLTGRAPEAFETITRRYAAMPYARNTFLNKLKAFASMAKLVVTPSLNLARHESAMEYPMPRTPEQSGASRIWHQQHDDNKGKYSFRETTTP; encoded by the coding sequence ATGATAAGGCCGAAGATTTTAGTAACCGGCTCCACGGGCAAAACGGGCTTTCCAACGGTTGCAGAACTGTGCCGTCTGGGGCATTACGTGCGGGCAGTCGCGCATCGCGAGGACGACAGAAGCGCGGCCCTCCGTCAGTTGGGCGCGGAGATTGTCTTAGCTGACCTCTACGACTCGAAGCAGATGGCTTTGGCGATGGCCGGCGTATCCGCGGCATCCTTCTGTCCGCCCGTGCAGCCGTACATGATCGAGGCCGCCAACGTGTTCGCTGTTGCTGCCCATGATGCAGGCGTCCAGCATATTGTTCAGATGAGCCAGTGGCTCGCTCACCCTCGTCATCCGTCGATACACTCGCGCCAACTCTGGCTCGTTGAGGAAATCTTGAGAATGCTGCCAGGCTCCACGTATACACTCGTCAATCCGGGCGTGTTCGCCGACCCTATCCTGCAACTGTTACCCGCTGCAATTCACTTCGGCATGATGCCGAACATCTTCGTCGGTCTGATCAACCCGCCCGCCTCCAACGAAGACATGGGCCGATGCGTCGCTCATGCGCTGGCGAAGCCTGAGCTGCACGCTGGCATGCGTTATCGCCCAACGGGTCCAGATCTGCTCAGCATGCAGGACATCGCAGACACTTTCAGTCGCGTCCTGAGCCGCTCCGTCAAGCTGCGTGACATGCCAGCCGAGACATTTCTGAAGGCCGGTCGAGCTGCCGGAGCTCCCGATTTTGAGGTGAGCAATGTGTATCACTACATTCACGAGTCGCCGCTACATGTGTTTGACACTCACGGGCCTACCGCGGATGTGCAGTGCCTTACGGGGCGGGCACCTGAAGCCTTCGAAACCATCACACGCCGCTACGCAGCCATGCCGTATGCGCGCAACACATTCTTAAACAAGCTCAAGGCATTCGCGTCGATGGCAAAGCTGGTCGTCACACCCTCCCTCAATCTTGCGAGGCACGAAAGTGCGATGGAGTACCCCATGCCGCGCACACCGGAACAGTCGGGCGCGTCCCGGATATGGCATCAGCAGCACGACGACAACAAAGGAAAATACAGCTTCAGAGAAACCACAACGCCTTAG